From Agrobacterium tumefaciens, a single genomic window includes:
- a CDS encoding methylcrotonoyl-CoA carboxylase, which yields MKLSSSLLRDPSFADNTSFMSSLVHDLQHHVQQISQGGGEKSRVKHLGRGKLLVRDRIDALLDPGSPFLELSQFAAHAVYDEPVPAAGIITGIGRISGRECMVVANDATVKGGTYYPLTVKKHLRAQEIARENRLPCIYLVDSGGANLPNQDEVFPDRDHFGRIFFNQATMSAQGIAQIAVVMGSCTAGGAYVPAMSDQSVIVKNQGTIFLGGPPLVKAATGEVVTAEELGGADVHSRQSGVTDYYARDDRHALAITRQIVAGLNRSKKNQLEIRPPTEPLFPPDELYGIVPADTRKPFEVREVIARLVDGSEFDEFKALYGTTLVCGFAHIHGYPVGIIANNGILFSESALKGAHFIELCCQRGIPLVFLQNITGFMVGRAYEAGGIAKDGAKLVTAVACARVPKFTVIIGGSFGAGNYGMCGRAYSPRFLWMWPNARISVMGGEQAASVLAQVRRDGIEADGRHWSTEGEDAFKQPIREKYEREGHPYYASARLWDDGIIDPKDTRLVLGLGLSAALNAPIEPTSFGTFRM from the coding sequence ATGAAGCTTTCATCCAGCCTGTTACGAGACCCCTCGTTTGCCGACAACACCAGCTTCATGTCCTCTCTTGTCCATGACCTGCAACATCATGTGCAGCAGATATCGCAGGGAGGTGGCGAGAAATCGCGCGTGAAACACCTGGGGCGCGGCAAACTTCTGGTCCGTGACCGCATCGATGCCCTTCTCGATCCGGGCAGCCCCTTTCTGGAGTTGTCGCAATTTGCCGCGCACGCCGTCTATGATGAGCCCGTCCCCGCAGCCGGGATCATCACAGGCATCGGGCGCATTTCCGGTCGTGAATGCATGGTTGTTGCCAATGACGCGACGGTCAAAGGTGGGACCTACTATCCCTTGACGGTCAAGAAGCATCTTCGAGCCCAGGAGATTGCCCGCGAAAACCGGCTTCCCTGTATCTACCTGGTGGATTCTGGCGGAGCAAACCTCCCCAACCAGGATGAAGTCTTTCCGGATCGCGATCATTTTGGCCGGATTTTTTTCAACCAGGCGACCATGTCGGCCCAGGGAATTGCCCAGATCGCCGTCGTGATGGGAAGTTGTACGGCGGGTGGCGCTTATGTCCCTGCCATGAGCGACCAATCCGTCATTGTCAAAAATCAGGGTACGATTTTCCTCGGGGGACCACCTCTGGTAAAGGCGGCCACCGGCGAAGTCGTCACCGCTGAAGAATTGGGTGGCGCGGACGTGCACTCACGCCAGTCCGGCGTTACGGACTACTACGCGCGTGACGACAGGCACGCCCTGGCCATCACCCGCCAGATCGTCGCGGGCCTCAATCGCAGCAAAAAAAACCAACTCGAAATCCGACCTCCAACCGAGCCACTATTTCCACCAGACGAGCTTTACGGCATCGTTCCGGCCGATACACGCAAGCCATTCGAGGTTCGCGAAGTTATCGCCCGGCTGGTGGATGGCTCAGAATTCGATGAATTCAAGGCGTTGTATGGGACAACTCTGGTTTGCGGCTTTGCGCATATTCACGGCTATCCGGTCGGCATCATCGCCAATAACGGCATCCTGTTTTCTGAATCAGCACTCAAAGGCGCGCACTTTATAGAACTGTGTTGCCAGCGCGGCATACCGCTCGTCTTTCTGCAGAACATCACGGGTTTTATGGTCGGCCGCGCCTACGAAGCTGGTGGCATTGCAAAAGACGGGGCAAAACTTGTCACCGCCGTTGCCTGCGCGCGTGTTCCCAAATTCACTGTCATTATAGGCGGCTCTTTCGGCGCTGGTAACTACGGGATGTGCGGCAGAGCCTACTCCCCGCGCTTTTTGTGGATGTGGCCGAACGCGCGCATTTCGGTGATGGGCGGAGAACAGGCAGCATCAGTGTTGGCACAGGTGCGCCGTGATGGCATCGAAGCAGATGGCCGCCACTGGTCAACAGAGGGCGAAGACGCGTTTAAGCAGCCGATCCGGGAAAAATACGAACGTGAGGGACATCCCTATTACGCCAGTGCACGCCTTTGGGACGACGGCATCATCGACCCGAAAGACACGCGCCTGGTTTTAGGGCTCGGGCTTTCAGCAGCGTTGAATGCGCCGATCGAACCCACTTCCTTCGGCACGTTCAGGATGTGA